Proteins from one Gemmatimonadales bacterium genomic window:
- a CDS encoding TolC family protein → MRTSRWIPTAAAAAAALLAIASPAAAQDSLTLHQAIDMAQRQSYQARAAQSTLESSRDRDHLFNTSYLPSLTLGGTTPRYTRQITPVIQPDGTTQYLPLQETDADLNATIIQRVPWTNTTLSFTSGLSQTKVSGLSGFQSWSSTPFSISVSQPILRSNSFKWDIKQQDLRMESSERKYLESREDVAILTTNAFFDLFAAESNLKNAKGNAAINDTLYTLNKGRLTIGKIGENDLLQSELALLRAQQSVEDAQLGYDRSLAQFRLTINAPPTAPIHIAITADVPSFAVDTADAVKWARANSSTIEDAVASEVAADREVSEAKWNSGAGGTVNASYGYNGTATSSVVSDAYKNLLNAQQLTLSVQLPLWQWGAHGAQVDAAKADRDAAKSNAAITRTQVDLNAHFAALQLTEARRALIIAAKADTVAAQRFDVAYNRYVIGRITIDNLYIAQSEKDQAVVAFAQALRGYWTAYYQLRRDTLYDFEAARQIREFTGTAPDQSGPH, encoded by the coding sequence ATGAGAACATCCCGCTGGATCCCGACCGCTGCGGCGGCGGCCGCTGCATTGCTCGCGATCGCATCACCCGCGGCTGCGCAGGACTCGCTCACGCTGCACCAGGCGATCGACATGGCGCAGCGCCAGAGCTACCAGGCGCGCGCCGCGCAGAGCACCCTGGAAAGCTCCCGCGATCGCGACCATCTCTTCAATACCAGCTATCTCCCGTCGCTCACGCTCGGCGGAACGACGCCGCGATATACCCGGCAGATCACGCCGGTGATCCAGCCCGACGGGACCACGCAGTACCTCCCGCTGCAGGAGACCGACGCCGACCTCAATGCGACAATCATCCAGCGCGTCCCGTGGACCAACACCACGCTCTCGTTCACCTCGGGGCTGAGCCAGACGAAGGTGAGCGGGCTCAGCGGATTCCAGAGCTGGTCGTCGACGCCGTTCTCGATTTCGGTGTCACAGCCGATCCTCCGCTCCAACTCGTTCAAGTGGGACATCAAGCAGCAGGACCTGCGGATGGAATCGTCGGAGCGGAAATACCTGGAGTCGCGCGAGGACGTCGCGATCCTCACGACCAACGCCTTCTTCGACCTCTTTGCCGCCGAGTCGAATCTCAAGAACGCCAAGGGCAATGCGGCGATCAACGACACCTTGTACACGCTCAACAAGGGCCGGCTCACCATCGGCAAGATCGGCGAGAACGACCTGCTGCAGAGCGAACTGGCGCTGTTGCGCGCCCAGCAGTCGGTCGAGGACGCGCAGCTCGGGTACGACCGGTCGCTGGCGCAGTTCCGTCTCACCATCAACGCGCCGCCGACGGCGCCGATTCACATCGCGATCACCGCCGATGTGCCATCGTTTGCGGTCGACACCGCCGATGCGGTGAAGTGGGCGCGGGCCAACTCGTCGACGATCGAGGATGCCGTGGCGTCGGAAGTCGCGGCCGACCGGGAAGTGAGCGAGGCGAAGTGGAATTCCGGCGCCGGCGGCACGGTGAACGCGAGCTACGGCTACAACGGCACCGCCACCAGCAGCGTGGTATCGGATGCCTACAAGAATCTTCTCAACGCCCAGCAATTGACGCTCTCGGTCCAGCTGCCGCTGTGGCAATGGGGGGCGCATGGCGCACAGGTCGACGCGGCGAAGGCCGATCGCGACGCGGCCAAGTCCAATGCGGCGATCACGCGGACCCAGGTCGACCTCAACGCCCACTTCGCCGCACTGCAGCTCACCGAGGCGCGGCGGGCGCTTATCATCGCGGCGAAGGCCGACACCGTCGCGGCGCAGCGATTCGACGTCGCCTACAACCGCTACGTGATCGGCCGGATCACGATCGACAATCTCTACATCGCGCAGAGCGAGAAGGACCAGGCGGTGGTGGCCTTTGCGCAGGCGCTGCGTGGATACTGGACTGCGTACTATCAACTGCGTCGTGACACGCTGTACGACTTCGAGGCTGCGCGCCAGATCCGCGAATTCACCGGCACCGCACCCGACCAGAGCGGCCCCCACTGA
- a CDS encoding APC family permease has translation MRVLGGVFGLALAVGATIGGGILGTPGSVAAALPNTTIFLLAWVFGGVNAFLGATAYAELGTMMPRSGGTYLYAHRAFGDGLGFFAGYADWINWSVSSSALIILVGGYVASVIPPLNGHALVAGCGVFGVLVVLQWIGVRSGGRAQEVTTVLKAVALVALIIAVFVWPHPPMAAPMMMRPVPHGTALIFAIGVAMQGVVFSYDSFYAPVYCAEELQNPGKSIPASIFRGIALVMTIYLLLLIAFLRIVPLQQMAGDDFVGATVAKILFGNSGDLIIRLIMIIAVLGTVNAQIMAAPRIVLAMARDGLFPPQATRVNDGGTPTIALALSLVCTGIFLFSGSFNAVLAVAVFLSLSLYLLTYASLFALRRKDPDVPRPYRAWGYPVVPALAIVSVVLLIILMALGDPKSAAIAFAVLVASWPLSHLARRLIRQAGAG, from the coding sequence CTGCGTGTCCTCGGCGGCGTCTTCGGTCTCGCGCTCGCTGTTGGCGCGACGATCGGCGGCGGGATCCTCGGCACCCCCGGCAGCGTGGCCGCCGCACTCCCCAATACCACGATCTTCCTGCTGGCATGGGTCTTCGGCGGCGTCAACGCCTTTCTCGGCGCGACGGCATACGCCGAGCTCGGGACGATGATGCCGCGGTCGGGCGGAACGTATCTCTATGCCCATCGCGCCTTCGGCGACGGCCTCGGTTTCTTCGCCGGATACGCTGACTGGATCAACTGGTCAGTCTCCTCCTCGGCGCTGATCATCCTGGTGGGCGGCTACGTCGCGTCGGTGATCCCCCCACTCAACGGACATGCGCTCGTGGCGGGGTGCGGCGTCTTCGGCGTGCTGGTCGTGCTGCAATGGATCGGCGTGCGGTCGGGCGGGCGCGCCCAGGAAGTGACCACGGTGCTCAAGGCGGTGGCGCTGGTGGCGCTGATCATCGCCGTCTTCGTCTGGCCGCATCCGCCGATGGCCGCACCGATGATGATGCGCCCGGTGCCGCACGGCACGGCACTGATCTTCGCCATCGGCGTGGCGATGCAGGGCGTGGTCTTCTCGTACGACTCGTTCTACGCGCCGGTATACTGTGCGGAAGAGCTCCAGAATCCCGGCAAGTCGATCCCGGCGTCGATCTTCCGCGGGATCGCGCTGGTCATGACGATCTACCTCCTTCTCCTGATCGCGTTCCTCAGGATCGTGCCGCTGCAGCAGATGGCGGGCGACGACTTCGTCGGTGCCACGGTGGCGAAGATCCTCTTCGGCAACAGCGGCGACCTGATCATCCGGTTGATCATGATCATCGCCGTCCTCGGAACGGTCAACGCGCAGATCATGGCGGCGCCGCGCATCGTCCTCGCGATGGCGCGTGACGGCCTCTTCCCACCGCAGGCGACCCGGGTGAACGACGGCGGCACTCCGACGATCGCGCTGGCGCTGAGCCTGGTATGCACCGGGATCTTCCTCTTCAGCGGGTCGTTCAACGCCGTCCTGGCCGTTGCGGTCTTCCTTTCACTTTCGCTCTATCTGCTCACCTACGCCTCGCTCTTCGCGCTGCGCCGCAAGGATCCGGATGTGCCAAGGCCGTACCGCGCCTGGGGGTATCCGGTCGTTCCGGCGCTGGCGATCGTGTCGGTCGTGCTCCTGATCATCCTGATGGCGCTCGGCGATCCGAAGAGCGCGGCGATTGCCTTCGCGGTGCTCGTCGCGAGCTGGCCGTTGTCGCACCTCGCGCGTCGACTGATCCGGCAGGCGGGAGCGGGCTGA
- a CDS encoding AAA family ATPase yields the protein MANAPLKIAFIGSHGVGKTTLCYDLASRLKRQDRAVDLVKEVARSCPLPINRETTLAAQAWILHTQIAQEIAAEAQNDVVICDRSVLDNYAYLVQQSGRQRVYDALVSTWVATYDHLFKVPIIDPPTFDGMRDVNATFQQQVDSTIDALAADLGVTCHRLDPAARDGWVDAVLISCGLPLHAPQIDLFPVPA from the coding sequence ATGGCGAACGCTCCCCTCAAGATTGCCTTCATCGGATCCCATGGCGTCGGCAAGACGACGCTCTGCTACGATCTCGCGTCTCGGCTCAAGCGACAGGACCGCGCCGTCGACCTGGTGAAGGAAGTCGCCCGAAGCTGTCCGCTCCCGATCAATCGCGAGACGACGCTCGCCGCGCAGGCGTGGATCCTCCACACGCAGATCGCGCAGGAGATTGCGGCAGAGGCACAGAATGACGTGGTGATCTGCGATCGGTCGGTTCTCGACAACTACGCCTACCTGGTGCAGCAGTCGGGACGCCAACGCGTCTACGACGCGCTCGTCTCGACCTGGGTCGCCACGTACGACCATCTCTTCAAGGTGCCGATCATCGACCCGCCAACCTTCGACGGGATGCGTGACGTGAATGCGACCTTCCAGCAACAGGTCGATTCCACCATCGACGCGCTCGCCGCCGATCTTGGTGTCACCTGCCATCGGCTCGATCCGGCGGCACGGGACGGATGGGTCGACGCGGTCCTCATCAGCTGCGGACTCCCGCTCCATGCGCCGCAGATCGACCTCTTTCCGGTGCCGGCATGA